The following proteins are encoded in a genomic region of Fusarium keratoplasticum isolate Fu6.1 chromosome 9, whole genome shotgun sequence:
- a CDS encoding CTP-transf-like domain-containing protein, with protein sequence MSSTPSLLLLPSPPRPSSPITLSAAYRDTLTSLLLKLKSSPTPQTLVIALTLPLLEGPAPRVKSIRWSTAQSLLAGLYTLVSVICANEDIPVDVGAGVGSVDVRVVLVDHGHGRRYEPDFDGGYEANCTAVLDLAAFATKRRPWKTVYHPSCEAGYELLSLFLKFAEGKQTFTQSQLVAIEGGISLTTEPGTLSSDLQKGFKTVCLGGTFDHLHPGHKLLLHASALLLAIPDKKSTETCTLIIGISSDELLAKKKYAEELQSWDDRVQTVLSFLSTLLEYDTTAPQPPTTSKPGELVASLREGRILVRCIILRDPFGPPIHEEDADAIVVSAETRSGGKAINDRRAEKGWRPLEVFEIDVLDATEVGEGDISKTEDFAAKISSTTIRQQRAEAKRQS encoded by the coding sequence atgtcatCTACAccatccctcctcctcctcccatcaccaccccGTCCCTCATCCCCCATAACACTCTCCGCCGCATACCGCGACACCCTaacctccctcctcctcaagctcaaaTCATCTCCCACGCCTCAAACCCTCGTCATCGCCCTCACCCTCCCACTCCTTGAGGGTCCAGCCCCGCGCGTCAAGTCTATCCGTTGGTCCACGGCGCAGTCTCTCCTGGCAGGCCTGTACACCCTCGTATCCGTCATTTGCGCCAATGAGGACATTCCGGTTGATGTTGGAGCTGGGGTAGGGAGTGTGGATGTTAGGGTCGTTCTTGttgatcatggccatggcagaCGGTATGAGCCCGACTTTGATGGCGGCTATGAGGCCAACTGCACTGCTGTGTTGGACCTTGCTGCTTTTGCGACAAAGAGGAGACCCTGGAAGACTGTCTACCATCCAAGCTGCGAAGCGGGCTACGAGCTGCTATCCCTGTTTCTCAAGTTCGCCGAGGGAAAGCAGACGTTTACACAGAGTCAGCTCGTGGCTATCGAAGGCGGCATCAGTTTGACGACAGAACCCGGCACTCTATCATCAGACCTCCAGAAAGGCTTCAAGACTGTCTGTCTAGGCGGGACTTTCGACCATCTTCACCCAGGTcacaagctcctccttcacgcttccgccctcctcctggcAATCCCGGATAAAAAGTCGACCGAGACGTGCaccctcatcatcggcatATCGAGCGACGAACTCCTCGCTAAGAAAAAATACGCCGAAGAGCTTCAATCCTGGGACGACCGTGTACAAACAGTTCTCTCCTTCCTAAGCACACTGCTAGAGTACGACACAACAGCACCTCAACCCCCAACAACATCCAAACCCGGCGAACTAGTAGCCTCCCTCCGCGAGGGCAGGATCCTCGTCCGATGCATAATCCTCCGCGACCCCTTCGGCCCACCAATCCACGAGGAAGACGCCGACGCCATCGTTGTGTCCGCAGAGACGCGGAGCGGAGGGAAAGCGATCAACGATCGCAGGGCGGAGAAAGGGTGGAGGCCCCTAGAGGTGTTTGAGATTGACGTGCTGGATGCGACAGAGGTTGGGGAGGGTGATATTAGCAAGACGGAGGATTTTGCGGCAAAGATTAGTAGTACGACTATTAGACAGCAGAGGGCTGAGGCCAAAAGACAGTCATGA
- a CDS encoding Protein kinase domain-containing protein — translation MSLIPYQPHEGREIVLRHHNAIVVRDSQSHRLEIRAVTECPTCHQPLTRPDSSDDRTFDRSFGPRRESYVDPDYFRMLRAVNANTDTTPEHAPPSPVRRLFGPTLGAAGSSPSPTSPSPELHDGNAEFLSSTPGVVHTEGSRIRRNAFSPNYFNSFFVEERELGRGGKGVVLLVRHQIDGCPLGQFACKRVPVGDDHAWLEKVLIEVELLAKLSHPNLVSYRHVWLEDFQLTRFGPSVACAFILQQYCNGGDLHQYIVGGAPREATKEELKAQMRRRSKGQLDPPVDLFHGNRQLSFDEIYSLFRDITSGVAYLHAASYIHRDLKPSNCLLHHEGSRLTCLISDFGEVQPENVVRNSSGTTGTISYCAPEVLRLDPVTGRYANFTTKSDIFSLGMILYFMCFGRLPYKSANALQEELEDVDELRAEITQWKGFQDERRERPDLPSKLYQLLKRLLSLNPAERPSANEVLKVMSMRESMSFDNGVREEAAPGLGLNGSRVQNLDSPAPPGTPVTGSRHRHHSSTADKFEELGALARPTSRDLSPSKSTQSSRLDPNRQSVSRHRTAHSMVLSRSQEGHRRSSIVATVRDAPEVPELNERRSSQSPPLLLAPPTTISNALRDRLRMYLLQIVAMAGPSLPLLSYIIRLGLFAVKITSLTRPCWPFMVQLNIAIPLVAVAALDLGLPRITSYLPASRDYFTSGPRAWGLGTSLTLLGLHFTLLWIASGWDNFCAAPQQEEWTQPEW, via the exons ATGTCGCTGATTCCCTACCAGCCCCATGAGGGCCGGGAGATCGTCCT CCGCCACCACAACGCCATTGTCGTCCGCGACTCTCAGTCTCATCGTCTCGAAATCCGCGCCGTTACAGAGTGTCCGACATGTCATCAGCCGCTTACCCGTCCTGACTCGTCCGATGATCGCACCTTTGATCGTTCCTTTGGCCCTCGTCGAGAGAGCTATGTCGACCCCGACTACTTTCGCATGCTTCGCGCTGTCAACGCGAACACCGATACGACTCCAGAACATGCACCTCCGAGCCCTGTGAGGAGACTCTTTGGGCCTACCCTCGGCGCTGCTGGTAGCTCTCCAAGTCCAACCTCGCCGTCTCCCGAGCTCCACGACGGCAACGCCGAGTTCCTCTCGAGTACACCTGGTGTTGTGCATACCGAGGGCAGCCGAATTCGAAGAAACGCATTCAGTCCTAATTACTTTAATTCCTTCTTTGTCGAAGAACGTGAGTTGGGCCGAGGAGGCAAGGGAGTCGTCCTACTTGTGCGCCACCAGATTGACGGCTGCCCACTGGGTCAGTTTGCCTGCAAACGAGTCCCGGTCGGAGACGACCATGCTTGGCTTGAAAAGGTTCTCATTGAAGTCGAGCTGCTTGCCAAGCTCTCCCACCCAAATCTTGTGTCGTACCGACATGTCTGGTTGGAGGACTTCCAGCTCACTCGTTTCGGGCCCAGTGTAGCCTGTGCCTTCATTCTTCAGCAGTACTGCAATGGTGGCGATCTTCACCAGTACATTGTCGGCGGGGCGCCTCGCGAGGCCACCaaagaagagctcaaggcccAAATGCGCCGAAGATCCAAGGGCCAGCTCGACCCTCCCGTGGACCTCTTTCATGGCAACCGCCAGCTATCCTTTGATGAGATTTACTCACTCTTCAGAGATATCACCTCTGGCGTGGCATATCTCCACGCTGCCAGCTACATCCACCGCGACCTCAAGCCGAGCAATTGTCTATTGCACCACGAGGGTAGCAGACTCACCTGCCTGATCAGTGACTTTGGTGAAGTCCAGCCTGAGAATGTTGTCCGCAACTCATCCGGGACCACTGGAACAATATCCTACTGCGCCCCGGAAGTGCTCAGACTGGATCCGGTCACAGGACGCTACGCAAACTTCACCACAAAGTCCGATATCTTTTCGCTCGGCATGATTTTGTATTTCATGTGTTTCGGAAGGCTTCCTTATAAGAGCGCGAATGCCCTCCaggaagagcttgaggatgtcgatgagCTTAGAGCAGAGATCACTCAGTGGAAGGGTTTCCAGGATGAGCGACGCGAACGCCCAGACCTTCCCTCCAAGCTCTATCAGCTCCTCAAGAGGCTCTTGTCGTTGAACCCCGCCGAAAGGCCCAGCGCCAACGAGGTGCTCAAGGTCATGAGCATGAGAGAGTCAATGAGCTTTGACAATGGGGTAAGGGAAGAAGCCGCCCCTGGACTTGGCCTGAATGGAAGCCGAGTCCAAAATCTTGACTCGCCCGCTCCCCCGGGTACCCCAGTCACCG GTTCCCGGCACCGTCACCACTCGAGCACAGCGGATaagtttgaggagcttggggCTTTGGCTCGGCCTACCTCGCGAGACTTGTCGCCGTCCAAGAGCACACAGAGCTCTCGTCTGGATCCGAACCGACAATCTGTCTCTCGTCATCGTACCGCACACTCTATGGTTCTTTCtcgcagccaagaaggccaccgTCGTAGTTCTATCGTGGCCACTGTGAGAGACGCCCCTGAAGTGCCAGAGTTGAAcgagaggaggagctcgcAGAGCCCCCCACTGCTGTTGGCGCCTCCAACTACTATCTCCAACGCCTTGAGAGACAGGCTGCGCATGTATCTCCTTCAGATTGTTGCTATGGCAGGACCGAGCTTGCCTCTCCTGAGCTACATCATCCGCCTGGGTCTCTTTGCTGTCAAAATCACTTCCTTGACACGCCCCTGCTGGCCCTTTATGGTGCAGCTCAACATTGCTATTCCCCTAGTGGCCGTCGCGGCCCTGGACCTCGGTCTACCTCGGATAACGAGCTATCTACCAGCATCAAGAGATTACTTTACAAGCGGACCGCGGGCCTGGGGCTTAGGAACGAGTTTGACCTTGCTGGGTCTTCACTTTACTCTGCTCTGGATTGCGTCTGGGTGGGACAATTTCTGTGCTGCCCCTCAGCAGGAGGAATGGACACAGCCAGAGTGGTGA
- a CDS encoding F-box domain-containing protein has protein sequence MSDPSDPASVPPGPSAIPRSATPSLCPDLLGEGSNPTDDGNPSESHSSTFGACLLLDLPSELITTILSHLSPLELIGISETCRELREHALSDVLWHPLVQENVPDVTLTSPHPCSSYYELYVAHDRLWFLPRHKIWFCDRDLTGRVMLVRYDPRRGCIEGYQLLAARGRPDYFQWEGHPNVVIHDFNPQVKLHLDKPLLQFHANVETDVSRFFSRPDANRYADEMPMALEDRVDGMFSNFMLAHELERDISDEMISERFPYSQVWPPPAIPSDHRTRGQPNFVVTGLPFSAPYDRPKRRDEVSEKLFHIRQWMEMAGGMTRLGRAAGLTGIVNVLRELHPAAVGGLPGMHVGEELITYSTLDPKLYTPTPLKPWRGIYAGDYSTHGCEFLLVHQPDDDDDELLTDEALGIVRFEVESDQEWEKRKAVARTHRGRLEAIKLTGDPNVPRGEISFVAEDLGPGGFVGEANDPHFGGARIVNSRGHVSDTGFTSSSYIDGQLILVSHDRLAHHWIEFGHVSCFQRVDIDQFLSV, from the exons CCAGCCTTTGCCCAGACTTGCTTGGGGAAGGATCAAACCCCACCG ATGACGGGAATCCATCAGAGTCGCATTCATCAACGTTCGGGGCCTGCCTCCTTCTGGATCTTCCCTCAGAGCTCATAACCACCATCCTCTCTCACCTCTCACCTTTGGAACTCATAGGTATATCCGAAACATGCCGCGAGCTTCGCGAGCACGCGCTATCCGATGTTCTCTGGCACCCTCTTGTCCAGGAAAACGTCCCTGACGTTACGCTCACTAGTCCTCACCCATGCAGCAGCTATTATGAGCTGTACGTCGCTCACGACCGTCTGTGGTTTCTCCCCCGCCACAAGATCTGGTTCTGTGATCGCGATCTCACTGGAAGGGTTATGCTTGTCCGGTATGACCCTCGCCGTGGATGCATCGAGGGCTACCAACTACTCGCGGCCCGTGGACGGCCTGACTATTTCCAGTGGGAAGGCCATCCCAACGTTGTGATCCACGATTTCAACCCTCAGGTCAAGCTTCATCTCGACAAACCTCTCCTGCAATTCCATGCCAACGTGGAGACGGACGTGAGCAGGTTCTTTAGCCGCCCTGACGCTAACCGATATGCGGATGAGATGCCCATGGCGCTGGAGGATCGTGTCGACGGCATGTTTAGCAACTTTATGCTCGCGCATGAGCTGGAAAGGGATATAAGTGACGAGATGATTTCTGAGCGCTTCCCCTACAGTCAAGTATGGCCACCCCCTGCGATCCCTTCGGATCATCGCACTCGTGGTCAACCAAACTTTGTCGTCACTGGCTTGCCCTTCTCTGCCCCGTACGACAGGCCCAAGAGAAGGGACGAGGTATCGGAAAAGTTGTTTCACATTCGCCAgtggatggagatggctgGCGGCATGACTCGCCTTGGTCGGGCTGCAGGGTTGActggcatcgtcaacgtcTTGCGCGAGTTGCACCCAGCAGCTGTTGGCGGTTTACCTGGGATGCATGTTGGCGAAGAGTTGATCACGTATTCGACACTCGACCCGAAGCTGTATACGCCGACGCCGTTGAAGCCGTGGAGGGGAATCTATGCTGGCGACTACAGCACTCACGGATGCGAGTTCTTGCTCGTACATCAGccagatgatgacgatgacgagctcTTGACGGACGAAGCGCTGGGTATCGTCCGCTTTGAGGTAGAGTCGGATCAGGAatgggagaagagaaaggccGTGGCTCGCACCCACCGAGGACGACTAGAAGCCATCAAACTCACCGGCGACCCCAACGTACCACGCGGCGAGATCTCGTTTGTTGCAGAGGATCTCGGACCAGGAGGTTTCGTCGGCGAAGCAAATGATCCGCACTTTGGCGGTGCGAGGATCGTCAACAGCAGGGGGCACGTCTCCGACACGGGCTTCACCTCGAGCAGTTATATCGACGGtcagctcatcctcgtcagcCATGACCGGTTGGCTCATCATTGGATTGAGTTTGGGCATGTGAGTTGCTTCCAGAGGGTGGACATTGATCAGTTTTTGAGCGTGTGA
- a CDS encoding Calcium-transporting ATPase yields MDEITSAPDQRHGGSGESSIEGARYHLQLQPETDDQITSQLTNDDNASLDFGDDEPIQGNNFAFTPTQLHKLVTARSLPALRAFGGLLGLAAGLRTDISSGLSADETTLDGTVTFDEAVASGRLERPPVLSAASPPPPSPLLPNGLFEHRDNHYADRKRVFGVNRLPQIAQKSFLRLLWIAFNDKLIILLTISASISLAIGIYQSVDKSIDASRVEWVDGVTIVVAILVIIIASAATDWQKNHKFKKVNERKQQRDVTVMRSGRLKRISVYDVVVGDIMHLEAGDVVAVDGVLVQASSLQMNESAISGESDLVHKSVPNHYDPFHTVQADPFILSGTTVASGVGHYLVTAVGVNSTYGRVLMSLRDDVQETPLQAKLGRLGKQLIVIGAIAGSLFFLILFIRFMIRLKDLTGGPSDKAEDFLHVLILSITVVVITVPEGLALNVTIALAFAAKRMLRDNNLVRLIRSCEIMGNATCVCSDKTGTLTQNKMTVVVGRIGLESYFDDTDLGAPDPDTSMSRASTIKCDSSVDLAKSLSPESKRLIKDSIALNSTAFENDDSGSMAFVGSSTETALLQFSREHLGMDCLAEERANSPIIAILPFDSSRKWMAVLIKLPNGRYRLLVKGAAEVVLEYSAFIVSDPTFRTPIVRMSETDRESLRNTIQDYACRMLRPVALAYRDFSEEDIFEGPEDDPDAINLEWLASGLICIGVFGIRDPLRPEVVESVRQCQAAGVFVRMVTGDNFLTAKAIAAECGIYTAGGIAMDGPTFRDLSPEQLDAVIPRLQVLARSSPEDKLLLVSHLKRMNETVAVTGDGTNDALALKAADVGFAMGIQGTEVAKEAASIILLDDNFASIVKALAWGRTVNDAVKKFCQFQFTINITAGIITVVSELVGDAIFTVVQLLWINLIMDIFASLGYATDHPSPDFLKRKPEPRNAPIVSITMWKMILGQAMYQLAVVFTVHYAGWDLFNPDTEFEIEKLQTLVLNIYVWMQFFNQHNCRRVDNKLDIYYQGILRNPWFIGVQLITVAGQFVIIFKGGEAFDTSPLTGAQWGWSLLFGIMSIPLGALIRQIPDSIVQDLFTMISHAWYAVWRPLRAFLSKMFCCGRRKKTDEEQQQQQQGPQEMGHVENILHRMHLTPGPEEDETPMTAEQREALESSDRRRKAQETEKQPREIDLLGLVEAAKLGREYAGATLELHPKTLKDDPILRTSDGTTIPPSQDARFMRFVALNKARRPQPSRRQSLRGPRREAQQQPRQQQQQQQQQQSWRRHFTWEALLRSKRR; encoded by the exons ATGGACGAAATCACATCTGCTCCTGATCAACGCCATGGCGGCTCCGGCGAATCATCAATTGAGGGTGCTCGAtaccatctccaactccaacccGAGACCGACGACCAGATAACCTCTCAGCtcaccaacgacgacaacgccTCCCTCGACTTCGGCGACGATGAACCTATTCAGGGGAACAATTTTGCCTTTACTCCTACGCAGCTTCACAAACTCGTGACTGCAAGGAGTCTTCCCGCGCTTCGCGCCTTTGGCGGATTGTTGGGCTTGGCTGCAGGTCTGCGCACCGACATATCATCCGGTCTCAGTGCCGACGAGACGACCCTCGATGGCACCGTTACCTTTGACGAGGCTGTGGCCTCTGGCCGCCTAGAACGACCTCCTGTTCTCTCAGCAGCCTCGCCTCCCCCGCCGTCGCCGCTACTCCCCAATGGCCTTTTCGAACATCGCGATAATCACTATGCCGACCGAAAACGAGTGTTTGGTGTTAATCGTCTTCCCCAAATAGCCCAGAAATCTTTCTTGAGGCTACTTTGGATAGCGTTCAACGACAAACTGATCATCTTGCTCACCATCTCGGCTTCCATATCGCTCGCCATCGGCATCTACCAGTCGGTCGACAAGTCAATTGATGCTTCGCGCGTTGAATGGGTGGATGGTGTCACCATCGTTGTTGCTATCCTCGTCATCATAATCGCTAGCGCTGCTACCGACTGGCAAAAGAACCATAAGTTCAAAAAGGTCAATGAACGCAAGCAGCAAAGAGATGTTACGGTTATGCGTTCGGGCAGGCTGAAGCGCATATCTGTGtatgatgtcgtcgtcggtgaTATCATGCATCTCGAAGCTGGTGACGTGGTGGCCGTGGATGGTGTTCTTGTTCAAGCCTCGAGCCTTCAGATGAACGAATCCGCCATATCTGGAGAGTCAGACCTTGTTCACAAATCTGTCCCGAACCACTATGATCCATTCCACACAGTCCAGGCCGACCCATTCATCCTGAGCGGAACTACTGTTGCCAGTGGAGTAGGCCATTATCTTGTCACAGCTGTCGGTGTCAACTCTACCTACGGCCGCGTTCTCATGTCTCTGAGAGACGATGTCCAGGAGACGCCACTACAGGCCAAGCTCGGCCGCCTTGGTAAAcagctcatcgtcatcggcgCTATTGCTGGATCCCTTTTCTTCCTGATCTTGTTCATCCGCTTCATGATCAGGCTGAAGGACCTGACAGGGGGCCCCtccgacaaggccgaggatTTCTTGCATGTGCTAATCCTGTCTATCACGGTCGTTGTTATCACTGTTCCTGAGGGTCTGGCTTTGAATGTCACGATCGCGCTAGCCTTTGCAGCAAAGCGTATGCTTAGAGACAACAATCTGGTGCGGCTGATCCGATCATGCGAGATCATGGGCAATGCAACCTGTGTTTGCTCCGACAAGACAGGCACTCTCACCCAGAACAAGATGactgttgttgttggacgCATCGGCCTCGAGTCCTACTTTGACGATACCGACCTTGGCGCCCCTGACCCCGATACGTCCATGTCCCGCGCCTCGACCATCAAGTGTGACAGCTCGGTGGATCTTGCAAAGTCATTGTCACCAGAATCGAAGAGGTTGATCAAGGACAGTATCGCGCTGAACTCGACAGCATTTGAGAACGACGACTCTGGCTCCATGGCCTTTGTGGGCTCAAGCACTGAGACAGCTCTACTGCAATTTAGCCGTGAACACTTGGGTATGGATTGCTTGGCTGAGGAGAGAGCCAACAGCCCAATCATCGCCATTCTTCCCTTTGACTCGTCTCGGAAATGGATGGCAgttctcatcaagctcccCAATGGTCGATATCGACTATTGGTCAAGGGTGCCGCAGAGGTTGTCTTGGAGTATAGTGCCTTCATTGTGTCGGATCCCACCTTCAGAACACCCATTGTCCGCATGTCAGAGACAGATCGTGAAAGCCTTCGCAACACCATCCAGGACTACGCTTGCAGAATGCTGCGAccggtggccttggcctATCGGGATTTCAGCGAAGAGGACATCTTCGAGGGCCCCGAGGATGATCCGGACGCCATCAACCTCGAATGGCTAGCCTCTGGACTGATCTGTATTGGCGTGTTTGGAATTCGCGATCCCCTTCGCCCCGAGGTTGTTGAGTCTGTTCGACAGtgccaagctgctggagtCTTTGTTCGCATGGTCACGGGAGATAACTTCTTGACGGCCAAGGCGATAGCGGCCGAGTGCGGCATCTACACGGCTGGTGGTATTGCTATGGACGGACCTACGTTTCGAGATCTGTCTCCAGAGCAGCTGGACGCCGTCATCCCACGGCTACAAGTTCTTGCTCGATCGAGCCCCGAGGATAAGCTGCTTCTCGTATCTCATCTGAAGCGCATGAACGAGACGGTTGCGGTGACAGGTGACGGTACTAACGATGCCCTGGCTCTCAAGGCTGCGGATGTTGGATTTGCAATGGGCATCCAAGGCACAGAAGTGGCCAAGGAAGCGGCTTCGATTATCCTGCTCGACGACAACTTTGCGTCAAttgtcaaggctctggcCTGGGGAAGAACAGTCAACGATGCGGTCAAGAAGTTCTGCCAG TTCCAATTCACTATCAACATCACTGCAGGCATCATCACGGTTGTTTCCGAGCTCGTTGGTGATGCCATCTTTACTGTGGTTCAGCTGCTCTGgatcaacctcatcatggATATCTTCGCCTCGCTTGGTTATGCCACCGACCATCCGTCACCGGATTTCTTGAAGCGGAAGCCCGAGCCTCGCAACGCCCCTATTGTCAGCATCACCATGTGGAAGATGATCCTGGGCCAAGCCATGTACCAGCTGGCAGTCGTCTTCACTGTGCATTACGCCGGATGGGACTTGTTCAACCCCGACACCGAGTTTGAGATCGAGAAGCTTCAGACTCTGGTGCTCAACATCTATGTGTGGATGCAGTTCTTCAACCAGCACAACTGCCGCCGGGTAGACAACAAACTCGATATCTATTACCAGGGGATCCTGCGCAATCCATGGTTCATTGGAGTGCAACTCATCACGGTGGCGGGTCAGTTCGTCATCATTTTTAAGGGTGGTGAAGCGTTCGACACCAGTCCGCTTACAGGTGCCCAATGGGGATGGAGCTTGCTGTTTGGTATCATGTCGATTCCATTGGGTGCGTTGATTCGCCAAATCCCGGATAGCATCGTTCAAGATCTATTCACCATGATCTCGCACGCGTGGTACGCCGTCTGGAGACCACTTCGTGCGTTCCTCTCGAAGATGTTTTGCTGTGGCAGGCGCAAGAAGACAGATGAagagcaacagcaacagcaacaaggGCCCCAAGAGATGGGACACGTGGAAAACATTCTCCACAGGATGCACTTGACGCCTGGAcccgaagaggatgagacCCCTATGACGGCGGAGCAGAGGGAGGCACTAGAGAGCTCAGACAGGAGGAGAAAAGCCCAGGAGACGGAAAAGCAGCCCAGAGAGATAGACCTGCTTGGTCTTGTGGAGGCAGCCAAGTTGGGACGAGAATATGCTGGTGCAACTCTGGAGCTTCACCCAAAGACACTCAAGGACGACCCCATTTTGAGAACGAGCGATGGTACGACGATACCACCAAGCCAAGATGCCCGGTTTATGAGATTTGTGGCATTGAACAAGGCTCGGCGGCCGCAACCTTCGAGAAGGCAATCGCTTCGAGGACCACGACGAGAAGCGCAACAACAACCtcgccaacagcagcagcaacagcaacagcagcagtcGTGGAGGAGGCATTTTACATGGGAAGCACTGTTGAGATCTaagagaagatga